In Populus nigra chromosome 1, ddPopNigr1.1, whole genome shotgun sequence, one genomic interval encodes:
- the LOC133673401 gene encoding uncharacterized protein LOC133673401 isoform X1 — protein sequence MDYDENDFQNHNLHLAGEGSNKFPSVLQPYALPKFDFDDSLNGSLRFDSLVETEVFLGIESNEDNQWIEDFSRGTSGIQFSSSAAESCSLSRRNNVWSEATSSESVEMLLKSVGQEDNTPIQTNTESDACDELGCILKHMEPILKQDNDTSPKVEDTANLQATFLPGEDVEDFSVLDNDVGQQQPLDDSSQDHKGEASADSGLGPLVDLSAISVEVRQPVIEGSLSIDSKSNHVTQREIDNVVNGSSNDRSQKVPASGLQDGASVQNITTGNIELNEKDGPDDINNTSDDSKDFLETDTGENQKKGQVLSQEGQMEDENPCSDAVESMEEANVIETNSSNLGEPCKIPKGHSGFPEDVVTSDQSEVDTVGGSVMAVEGNTTFKRHEIEDSNGSQSDNKNLSNKCEGSLLSAEDSEPAKVKVGGTSSSDTGGVSSLATVCCSAEVVGEVANVSSSFLAESSQICGKSMVSAEGKDTIEIPSGNVSSENNFITSRLQSDAASDNNSASDVSCEHANMVTCATMDGVPAPSGDVTNVDAVIGHKDVKMSLLSEMGFSPLYIEKETTDKISVEASLSGLKTSCQVIAGLDPGSESKKGASSGAAGQILCESAEQSPLMVDASKTEGTHSKVIDKVSLKSTKEMNVCPVLCDSTANKGDDAEVLVKENDEKESSKVSEPTVNKNEMLGPISSEKEECREDANQKGQEENEAAIASEDNSDGNIAVPSTNDSGSCADVGKAASGSPTVIRAARDFQSESDKDGAKCSVEQTPVADSNASKALSGSWDPKQNDASKDERSFTFEVSPLANVPQKEVGNKWQPFLNKPATKAYPILNASPSSGLVQIDPKLAQDLPHGSPKVSDVAIVRSGSKGTSERKTRRSSGKAMEKESARKGNPMKDTVSVRLEKGAKTNNVSPSPSGILQHVQSNEMQRYGHADSSTMKPFVHASSSLPDLNSSASPSMMFQQPFTDLQQVQLRAQIFVYGALIQGTAPDEAYMISAFGGSDGGKAIWENALRSSMERLHGQKHNLTTPETPLQSRPGVRAPDQAIKQSTVQSKVISSPIGRSSKGTPTIVNPMVPLSSPLWSVPTPAGDTFQSSSMPRGPIMDHQRALSPMHPHQTPQIRNFAGNPWLSQAPFCGPWATSPQTPALDTSGHFSAQLPITEPVQLTPVKDLSVPIISGAKHVSPGPVAQSGASTSVFTGTFPVPDAKKVAVSSSQPPADPKPRKRKKNSVSESPGQNILPPHLRTESVSAPVVTSHLSTSVAITTPIIFVSKAPTEKFVTSVSPTPTDIRNGNQNTEQRNILSEETLDKVKAARVQAEDAATLAAAAVSHSLEMWNQLDKQRNSGLSPDIETKLASAAVAIAAAAAVAKAAAAAAKVASSAALQAKLLADEAVNSGGYSNPSQDNTISVSEGMKNLGKATPASILKGDDGTNSSSSILIVAREAARRRVEVASAAAKRAENMDAIVKAAELAAEAVSQAGKIVAMGDPLPLNELVAVGPEGYWKVTKINNELISKSNDIGRKTLNIDRVGERPHAPTEGSTEDHVRLEDDFLSSGSAAAKDVKGQKGYKVSESENGSRSLGTIVNFNSIKEGSLVEVFKDGNGFKAAWFPANVVDLKDGSAYVSYTDLSSVEGSEKLREWVTLKGEGERAPKIRIARPITAVQLEGTRKRRRAATVDHIWSVGDRVDAWIQDSWWEGVVIERSKKDGTTLTVQFPVQGEKSVVRAWHLRPSLLWENGEWIEWSSSRVGSHSTNKGDTPQEKRPRVQSPAVDNKGNDKLSKGFDSVETNKPDEPTLLDLAAHEKMFNIGKSTKDGNKPDVLRMARTGLQKEGSKVIFGVPKPGKKRKFMEVSKHYVADQSSKNDANDSVKFAKYLMPRGSGSRGWKNTLRTESIANRTAASKPKVFKSGKPQNVSGRTITQKDSSLTTTVSASNDGAVTDHVAKTKASISHVENTSEKRNLTDFQPLSSSVGATEGPIFSSFPLPSGTLSSKKTSTSNAKPQRVSKGKLAPAGGKLGRIEEDKVFNGDSSKSTSDVTEPRRSNRKIQPTSRLLEGLQSSLMVSKVPAVSHDKSQTSRTASRGNNHG from the exons ATGGATTATGatgaaaatgattttcaaaacCACAATCTTCATTTAGCTGGTGAAGGAAGCAACAAATTTCCTTCTGTTTTACAGCCATATGCTCTTCCCAAGTTTGATTTTGATGACAGTCTTAATGGATCTTTAAGGTTTGATAGTTTGGTTGAGACTGAGGTTTTTCTTGGCATCGAAAGTAACGAGGACAACCAGTGGATTGAAGATTTCTCTCGTGGTACCAGTGGGATACAGTTTAGTTCAAGTGCAGCAGAGTCTTGTTCTCTATCAAGACGCAACAATGTCTGGTCTGAAGCTACTTCCTCAGAATCTGTTGAAATGTTATTGAAATCTGTTGGTCAGGAAGATAATACTCCTATACAAACTAATACTGAGTCAGATGCCTGTGATGAACTGGGTTGCATACTAAAGCACATGGAGCCCATCTTGAAACAGGATAATGATACATCACCTAAAGTGGAAGATACTGCGAATTTACAGGCTACATTTCTGCCAGGCGAGGATGTGGAAGATTTTTCTGTGTTGGATAATGATGTTGGACAGCAGCAGCCTCTTGATGATAGTTCTCAGGATCATAAAGGTGAAGCATCTGCTGATAGTGGTTTGGGACCTTTAGTTGACCTATCTGCTATTAGTGTAGAGGTCAGGCAACCTGTTATTGAAGGGAGTCTGTCCATTGATAGTAAATCTAATCATGTTACTCAAAGGGAAATCGATAATGTCGTGAATGGATCTTCAAATGATAGGTCACAGAAAGTTCCTGCTTCAGGGTTGCAGGATGGCGCCTCTGTGCAAAATATCACTACAGGaaatattgaattgaatgaAAAAGATGGCCCAGATGATATAAATAACACTTCTGATGATAGTAAAGATTTTCTGGAAACAGACACTGGTGAGAATCAGAAAAAGGGACAAGTATTAAGTCAAGAGGGCCAAATGGAGGATGAGAATCCTTGTTCAGATGCAGTGGAATCCATGGAAGAAGCAAACGTCATTGAAACTAACTCGAGTAATTTGGGGGAACCTTGCAAAATACCGAAGGGGCATTCTGGCTTCCCAGAAGACGTAGTGACTAGTGATCAGTCCGAAGTGGATACAGTTGGGGGATCAGTGATGGCTGTTGAAGGTAATACTACTTTTAAGAGGCATGAAATTGAGGACTCAAATGGTTCCCAATCGGATAACAAGAACCTATCTAATAAGTGTGAGGGATCTCTCCTGTCTGCTGAAGACTCTGAGCCTGCTAAAGTGAAAGTTGGTGGAACTAGCAGCAGCGATACAGGTGGTGTTTCTAGTTTGGCTACGGTGTGCTGTTCAGCTGAAGTTGTTGGAGAAGTGGCCAATGTTTCATCCTCTTTCCTTGCTGAATCATCACAAATATGTGGGAAGTCTATGGTTTCTGCTGAGGGAAAGGACACCATAGAGATTCCTTCTGGCAATGTTAGCAGTGAAAACAATTTCATAACTTCGAGATTACAATCAGATGCTGCTTCTGACAACAATTCAG CATCAGATGTTAGCTGCGAACATGCTAACATGGTAACCTGTGCTACAATGGATGGTGTTCCAGCGCCTTCTGGTGATGTCACTAATGTAGATGCAGTTATTGGTCACAAAGATGTCAAAATGTCACTTTTAAGTGAGATGGGGTTTAGTCCCTTATATATAGAGAAAGAAACCACGGACAAGATTTCTGTGGAGGCCAGTTTATCAGGTCTGAAGACCTCTTGTCAAGTGATAGCTGGATTAGATCCTGGTTCTGAATCCAAAAAAGGCGCTTCTTCTGGTGCTGCAGGACAGATATTATGTGAGTCAGCTGAACAATCTCCATTAATGGTGGATGCTAGTAAAACAGAAGGAACTCATTCAAAAGTAATTGATAAGGTCAGCCTGAAGAGCACAAAGGAAATGAATGTGTGTCCAGTTCTTTGTGATTCAACTGCAAACAAGGGTGATGATGCTGAAGTGTtggtaaaagaaaatgatgaaaaggAATCATCCAAAGTTTCAG AACCGACTGTAAACAAGAATGAGATGCTAGGACCTATCTCCTCAGAAAAGGAAGAGTGTCGAGAGGATGCTAACCAGAAAGGTCAGGAAGAAAATGAAGCTGCCATAGCATCTGAAGATAATAGTGATGGGAATATTGCTGTCCCTAGCACAAACG ATTCTGGAAGTTGTGCTGATGTTGGCAAAGCAGCCAGTGGTTCCCCTACTGTCATCAGAGCCGCCAGAGATTTTCAGAGTGAAAGTGACAAGGATGGAGCCAAATGTTCAGTTGAGCAGACTCCTGTTGCTGATAGCAATGCCAGCAAAGCTTTGTCTGGTTCTTGGGATCCGAAACAAAATGATGCATCCAAAGATGAAAGGAGCTTCACTTTTGAGGTCAGTCCACTGGCAAATGTGCCTCAAAAAGAAGTTGGCAATAAATGGCAGCCCTTTTTGAACAAACCAGCCACTAAAGCCTACCCG ATTTTGAATGCTTCTCCATCATCTGGTTTAGTCCAAATAGATCCCAAGCTTGCCCAAGATCTTCCTCATGGAAGTCCAAAGGTGTCTGATGTAGCCATTGTGCGTAGTGGTTCTAAAGGTACTTCTGAGCGTAAAACAAGACGATCATCTGGTAAGGCCATGGAAAAGGAAAGTGCGAGAAAGGGAAATCCTATGAAAGATACTGTTTCTGTGAGGCTAGAAAAGGgggcaaaaacaaacaatgtcTCCCCAAGCCCTTCTGGGATATTGCAACATGTGCAATCAAATGAGATGCAGCGCTATGGTCATGCGGATTCCAGTACTATGAAACCATTTGTTCATGCATCTTCAAGCCTTCCAGATCTGAATTCTTCTGCTTCTCCATCTATGATGTTTCAACAACCCTTCACGGACTTGCAACAAGTGCAATTGCGTGCTCAGATCTTTGTTTATGGCGCTTTGAT ACAAGGAACAGCTCCAGATGAAGCATATATGATATCAGCATTTGGAGGATCTG ATGGTGGTAAAGCCATATGGGAGAATGCTCTACGCTCTTCTATGGAACGGCTTCATGGTCAAAAACATAATCTCACTACTCCAGAAACCCCCTTGCAGTCACGTCCTG GTGTCAGAGCTCCTGATCAAGCAATTAAACAGAGTACTGTTCAAAGTAAAGTAATCTCTTCACCTATTGGTCGATCCAGCAAGGGTACTCCAACAATTGTGAACCCCATGGTACCCCTTTCTTCACCGCTCTGGAGTGTACCTACCCCCGCTGGCGACACATTTCAATCAAGCAGCATGCCAAGGGGTCCCATTATGGATCATCAGCGGGCACTTTCTCCTATGCATCCTCATCAAACTCCACAGATAAGAAATTTTGCTGGTAACCCTTGGCTATCTCAGGCACCTTTTTGTGGTCCCTGGGCTACATCTCCACAAACACCTGCACTTGACACAAGTGGTCATTTTTCTGCGCAATTGCCTATCACAGAACCAGTTCAATTGACACCTGTGAAAGACTTATCCGTGCCAATTATCTCTGGTGCAAAGCATGTTTCTCCTGGTCCTGTAGCTCAGAGTGGGGCTTCCACCAGTGTTTTTACTGGGACTTTTCCTGTTCCAGATGCAAAAAAGGTTGCAGTGTCATCCAGTCAACCTCCTGCTGATCCAAAAcctaggaaaagaaaaaagaactcaGTTTCTGAGAGTCCGGGCCAGAATATTTTGCCTCCTCACCTTCGAACAGAGTCAGTTTCTGCTCCTGTTGTTACCAGTCATCTGTCTACTTCTGTTGCCATTACAACCCCTATCATCTTTGTTTCTAAAGCCCCTACAGAGAAATTTGTGACTTCTGTATCTCCTACACCTACTGATATCAGAAACGGGAATCAGAATACAGAACAGAGGAATATTTTGTCAGAGGAAACCCTTGATAAAGTGAAGGCTGCGAGAGTGCAGGCAGAGGATGCAGCTActcttgctgctgctgctgttagTCACAGCCTGGAAATGTGGAATCAGTTAGATAAGCAGAGAAATTCTGGGTTATCACCAGATATTGAAACCAAACTAGCTTCTGCAGCTGTTGCAAtagcagctgctgctgctgttgcaaaAGCGGCAGCGGCAGCTGCCAAAGTTGCATCTAGTGCTGCATTGCAAGCAAAACTGTTGGCTGATGAAGCAGTAAATTCTGGTGGTTATAGCAATCCCAGTCAAGACAATACAATCTCTGTTTCTGAAGGCATGAAGAATTTGGGAAAGGCTACTCCTGCTTCCATCCTGAAGGGTGATGATGGGACAAATAGTTCCAGTTCAATCCTTATTGTGGCAAGGGAGGCTGCTAGACGGAGAGTTGAAGTTGCTTCCGCTGCTGCAAAACGAGCTGAAAATATGGATGCTATTGTTAAAGCTGCAGAGCTGGCTGCAGAAGCTGTGTCCCAAGCTGGGAAGATAGTTGCTATGGGCGATCCTTTGCCACTGAATGAGCTAGTAGCTGTGGGTCCAGAGGGATATTGGAAagtaaccaaaataaataatgaactGATCTCTAAATCAAATGATATAGGTAGAAAAACTCTTAATATAGATAGAGTTGGAGAAAGACCACACGCTCCAACTGAGGGGTCCACTGAGGACCATGTTAGATTGGAAGATGATTTCTTGAGTTCTGGTTCAGCTGCTGCAAAGGATGTTAAAGGACAAAAGGGCTACAAGGTGTCTGAATCTGAGAATGGTTCAAGATCTTTGGGAACTATAGTAAACTTTAATAGCATCAAGGAGGGGTCCCTTGTAGAG GTTTTCAAAGATGGGAATGGATTTAAAGCAGCCTGGTTCCCTGCCAATGTCGTGGATTTAAAGGATGGGAGCGCATATGTGAGTTATACTGATCTTTCATCAGTTGAAG GCTCAGAGAAGCTAAGGGAGTGGGTGACACTTAAAGGTGAAGGAGAGAGAGCGCCAAAAATACGAATAGCTCGCCCTATTACTGCCGTGCAATTAGAAGGAACAAGGAAGAGGCGACGAGCTGCCACGGTGGACCATATTTGGTCTGTTGGTGATAGAGTGGATGCATGGATACAAGATAG CTGGTGGGAAGGAGTGGTCATTGAAAGGAGCAAGAAAGATGGCACCACACTAACAGTCCAATTTCCAG TTCAAGGAGAAAAATCTGTTGTTAGAGCATGGCATCTTCGGCCTTCTCTCCTATGGGAAAATGGGGAATGGATTGAATGGTCCAGTTCAAGAGTGGGCTCTCATTCTACCAACAAG GGTGATACTCCACAGGAAAAACGACCGAGGGTGCAGAGCCCTGCAGTGGACAACAAAGGGAATGATAAGTTATCAAAAGGTTTTGATTCTGTGGAAACTAATAAACCTGATGAACCAACTTTATTGGATTTAGCTGCTCATGAAAAAATGTTCAATATTGGTAAGAGCACCAAAGATGGTAATAAACCTGACGTGCTCAGAATGGCACGGACTGGCTTGCAGAAGGAAGGATCAAAAGTGATCTTTGGTGTACCAAAGcctgggaaaaaaagaaagtttatgGAAGTGAGCAAGCACTATGTTGCAGATCAGAGCAGCAAAAACGACGCAAATGATTCGGTAAAGTTTGCTAAATATTTGATGCCTCGGGGATCAGGATCCCGTGGATGGAAGAATACTTTAAGAACTGAATCAATCGCAAACCGAACAGCGGCATCGAAGCCCAAGGTTTTTAAATCAGGAAAGCCACAGAATGTTTCTGGTAGAACAATTACTCAGAAGGACAGCTCATTGACAACTACGGTTTCTGCTTCCAATGATGGTGCTGTTACAGATCATGTTGCAAAGACCAAGGCTTCTATAAGCCATGTTGAAAATACATCCGAAAAACGTAACTTGACTGACTTTCAGCCCTTATCTAGCTCTGTGGGAGCAACAGAGGGTCCAatattttcttcctttcctcTTCCTTCAGGTACACTTTCCTCTAAGAAAACTTCCACATCAAATGCTAAACCTCAACGAGTAAGTAAAGGAAAACTTGCTCCTGCTGGTGGAAAGTTGGGAAGAATTGAAGAGGACAAAGTTTTCAATGGAGATTCTTCAAAATCAACCTCTGATGTCACAGAGCCACGAAGGTCTAACCGTAAAATTCAGCCTACATCAAGA CTGTTAGAAGGGCTACAAAGCTCCTTGATGGTGTCAAAAGTTCCAGCTGTGTCGCATGATAAAAGTCAGACAAGTAGGACTGCTTCTAGAG GGAATAACCATGGTTGA